In a genomic window of Anas acuta chromosome 9, bAnaAcu1.1, whole genome shotgun sequence:
- the ABCF3 gene encoding ATP-binding cassette sub-family F member 3: MASCADILRSEFPELDGEVFAYVTGILHSSGGDFESVDELVEAVGELLQEVAPAGKDEGAVREVCQRLFNALQLDEGRAQRCSQVLLDAPIQLSQITDGYDSNADLLPGLLLKRGQASMVDAKKLEKAEARLKAKQDRRMEKDSTKSSGPLVLEEATASQAASKKETRMESSGKNKSYDVRIENFDVSFGERVLLAGADLNLAFGRRYGLVGRNGLGKTTLLKMIASRSLRIPSHISILHVEQEVAGDETPALQSVLECDTTRESLLREEKELTAKVNAGRGEGTEGARLSEIYAKLEEIEADKAPARASVILAGLGFNAKMQQQTTKEFSGGWRMRLALARALFARPDLLLLDEPTNMLDVRAILWLENYLQTWQSTILVVSHDRNFLNAVATDIIHLHSLRLDAYRGDFENFMKTKEERLKNQQREYEAQQQYREHIQVFIDRFRYNANRASQVQSKLKLLEKLPELKPVDKESEVMMKFPDGFEKFSPPILQLDEVDFCYDPSHYIFRSLSVSADLESRICVVGENGAGKSTMLKILMGELAPVRGIRHAHRNLKIGYFSQHHVDQLDLNISAVELLARKFPGKTEEEYRHQLGSYGVSGELAVRPVASLSGGQKSRVAFAQMTMSCPNFYILDEPTNHLDMETIEALAKALNKFRGGIILVSHDECFIRLVCQELWVCENATVTRIEGGFDQYRDILKEQFRKEGFL; the protein is encoded by the exons ATGGCGTCGTGCGCCGACATCCTCCGCAGCGAGTTCCCCGAGCTGGACGGCGAGGTCTTCGCCTACGTGACGG GGATCCTGCACAGCAGCGGCGGGGACTTCGAGTCGGTGGACGAGCTGGTGGAGGCGGTGGgcgagctgctgcaggaggtggcGCCGGCCGGCAAGGACGAGGGCGCCGTGCGGGAGGTGTGCCAGCGGCTCTTCAACGCCCTGCAGCT GGATGAGGGCCGGGCGCAGCGCTGCAGCCAGGTGCTGCTGGATGCCCCCATCCAGCTCTCGCAGATCACGGATGGATACG ATTCCAACGCGGAcctgctgccggggctgctgctgaagagaGGCCAGGCGTCG ATGGTGGATGCCAAGAAACTGGAGAAGGCAGAAGCCAGGCTGAAAGCCAAGCAGGACCGGAGGATGGAGAAGGATTCCACCAAGTCATCTGGCCCTCT GGTCCTCGAGGAGGCAACTGCCAGCCAGGCTGCCAGCAAGAAGGAGACTCGCATGGAGTCCTCAGGCAAGAACAAATCATACGACGTCCGCATCGAGAACTTCGACGTCTCCTTCGGTGAGCG tGTCCTGCTGGCGGGAGCAGACCTCAACCTGGCGTTTGGCCGGCGCTATGGGCTGGTGGGCAGGAACGGGCTGGGGAAGACCACGCTGCTGAAGATGATCGCCAGTCGGAGCCTGCGCATCCCCTCGCACATAAGCATCCTCCACGTGGAGCAGGAGGTGGCGGGGGACGAGACGCCGGCCCTGCAGAGCGTGCTGGAGTGTGACACCACTCGGGAGAGCCTGCTGCGGGAGGAAAAGGAGCTGACGGCCAAGGTTAACGCCGGCAG GGGAGAAGGGACGGAAGGCGCCAGGCTGTCAGAGATCTACGCGAAGCTGGAGGAGATTGAGGCAGACAAGGCCCCAGCGAG GGCGTCTGTCAtcctggctgggctgggcttcAATGCAAAGATGCAACAACAGACAACCAA AGAGTTTTCTGGAGGCTGGAGGATGAGACTGGCCTTAGCCAGAGCCCTGTTTGCCAG GCCAGATCTCCTTCTACTGGACG AGCCCACCAACATGCTGGACGTGAGGGCCATTCTGTGGCTGGAGAACTACCTGCAG ACCTGGCAGTCGACCATCCTCGTGGTGTCCCACGACAGGAATTTCCTCAACGCGGTGGCCACGGACATCATCCACCTGCACTCGCTGCGGCTGGACGCCTACCGGGGGGACTTTGAGAACTTCATGAAGACCAAGGAGGAGCGACTGAAAAACCAGCAGCGGGAGTACGAAGCGCAGCAGCAGTACCGCGAGCATATCCAG GTCTTCATCGACCGCTTTCGGTATAACGCGAACCGGGCGTCCCAAGTACAGAGCAAGCTCAAGCTGTTGGAGAAGCT GCCAGAGCTGAAACCTGTGGACAAGGAGTCTGAGGTGATGATGAA GTTCCCCGATGGCTTTGAGAAGTTCTCCCCCCCCATCCTGCAGCTAGATGAAGTAGATTTCTGTTACGACCCGAGTCACTACATCTTCCGTTCCCTCTCTGTCTCTGCCGACCTGGAGTCCCGCATCTGTGTG GTTGGGGAGAATGGAGCTGGCAAGTCGACCATGCTAAAGATCTTAATGGGGGAGCTGGCACCAGTCAGAGGGATCAGGCATGCTCACAG AAACCTTAAGATCGGCTATTTCAGCCAGCACCACGTGGATCAACTGGACTTGAACATCAGTGCTGTAGAGCTGCTGGCAAGGAAGTTCCCAG GGAAGACGGAGGAGGAGTACCGGCATCAGCTGGGGAGCTACGGCGTCTCGGGGGAGCTGGCCGTGCGCCCTGTGGCCAGCCTGTCTGGAGGGCAGAAGAGTCGAGTGGCCTTTGCGCAGATGACAATGTCCTG TCCAAACTTCTACATCCTGGATGAGCCAACAAATCACCTGGACATGGAGACCATCGAGGCACTAGCGAAGGCGCTGAATAAGTTCCGG GGCGGTATCATCCTGGTGTCCCACGACGAGTGCTTCATCCGCCTGGtgtgccaggagctgtgggtgtGCGAGAACGCCACCGTCACCCGCATCGAGGGCGGCTTCGACCAGTACAGAGACATCCTGAAGGAGCAGTTCCGAAAGGAGGGTTTCCTATAA
- the AP2M1 gene encoding AP-2 complex subunit mu, whose protein sequence is MIGGLFIYNHKGEVLISRVYRDDIGRNAVDAFRVNVIHARQQVRSPVTNIARTSFFHVKRSNIWLAAVTKQNVNAAMVFEFLYKMCDVMTAYFGKISEENIKNNFVLIYELLDEILDFGYPQNSETGALKTFITQQGIKSQTKEEQSQITSQVTGQIGWRREGIKYRRNELFLDVLESVNLLMSPQGQVLSAHVSGRVVMKSYLSGMPECKFGMNDKIVIEKQGKGTADETGKSGKQSIAIDDCTFHQCVRLSKFDSERSISFIPPDGEFELMRYRTTKDIILPFRVIPLVREVGRTKLEVKVVIKSNFKPSLLAQKIEVRIPTPLNTSGVQVICMKGKAKYKASENAIVWKIKRMAGMKESQISAEIELLPTNDKKKWARPPISMNFEVPFAPSGLKVRYLKVFEPKLNYSDHDVIKWVRYIGRSGIYETRC, encoded by the exons ATGATCGGAGGCTTATTCATCTATAATCACAAAGGAGAGGTTTTAATCTCTCGAGTCTACCGGGATGACATTGG GCGGAATGCCGTGGACGCCTTCCGCGTCAATGTCATCCACGCCCGGCAGCAGGTGCGCTCGCCTGTCACCAACATCGCCCGCACGAGTTTCTTCCACGTCAAGCGTTCCAACATCTGGCTGGCTGCTGTCACCAAGCAGAATGTCAACGCCGCCATGGTGTTCGAGTTTCTTTACAAGATGTGTGACGTGATGACCGCCTACTTCGGGAAGATCAGCGAGGAGAACATAAAGAACAACTTTGTGCTGATCTATGAGCTGCTGGATG AAATCCTGGACTTTGGCTATCCTCAGAACTCTGAAACGGGGGCCCTGAAGACTTTCATCACTCAGCAAGGCATCAAGAGTCAG aCTAAGGAAGAGCAGTCCCAGATCACCAGCCAGGTGACTGGACAGATTGGATGGAGACGTGAAGGGATCAAGTATCGTCGCAATGAACTCTTTCTTGATGTGCTGGAGAGTGTGAATCTCTTGATGTCCCCCCAGG GTCAGGTTTTGAGTGCTCATGTCTCTGGCAGAGTTGTGATGAAGAGTTATCTGAGTGGAATGCCAGAGTGCAAGTTTGGCATGAATGACAAGATTGTCATTGAAAAACAGGGTAAAGGGACTGCAGATGAAACGGGGAAAAG TGGCAAACAGTCAATCGCCATTGACGACTGCACTTTCCACCAGTGCGTGAGGCTCAGCAAATTTGATTCTGAGAGGAGCATCAGCTTCATTCCACCAGACGGAGAGTTTGAGCTCATGAG ATACCGAACCACTAAGGACATCATCCTTCCCTTCCGGGTGATACCCCTGGTGCGGGAGGTGGGCCGGACCAAGCTGGAGGTGAAGGTGGTGATAAAATCAAATTTCAAGCCTTCCTTGCTGGCTCAGAAGATAGAG GTCCGGATCCCAACACCCCTCAACACCAGTGGAGTGCAAGTCATCTGCATGAAAGGGAAGGCGAAGTACAAGGCCAGTGAGAATGCCATTGTGTGGAA GATAAAACGTATGGCTGGAATGAAGGAATCCCAGATCAGTGCAGAGATCGAGCTGCTGCCCACTAATGACAAGAAGAAGTGGGCTCGGCCCCCAATCTCCATGAACTTTGAG GTCCCGTTTGCACCCTCTGGGCTGAAGGTGCGTTACCTGAAAGTCTTTGAGCCAAAGCTGAACTACAGTGACCACGACGTGATCAAATGGGTGAGGTACATCGGCAGGAGTGGGATCTACGAGACCAGATGCTAG